The following are encoded in a window of Chitinophaga sp. H8 genomic DNA:
- a CDS encoding PorP/SprF family type IX secretion system membrane protein yields MKRFVKGISGVVIVLLAATLQGNAQDLHFTQFFNSPLTTNPANTGFIPDGNYRVGVNYRNQWASIPVPYKTMSLFADFQLLRDRLEYGWLGVGGVILRDVAGSGNLSSTKFYGSVAYHQLLGMSSLLSVGFNAGSANKRVDITKLTFGDQWNGKFFDSQVPTGEPITQSGINYFDLQAGLNYAYFPTDNLYINGGFSVQHVNKPRETFYKGNNQIERRYIGFLNASIKLNDDVIVNPAGYYAMQAKSRELVLGTNVAYNLSGDGEKQVYGGVYYRVNDAAAFLVGYQISNVKMMFSYDITTSQLAASNSRQGAYEIGIVYTGLYPNRSFNSARRATICPSF; encoded by the coding sequence TTGCAGGGTAATGCCCAGGATCTGCACTTTACCCAGTTTTTTAATTCACCACTGACCACTAATCCTGCCAATACCGGGTTTATTCCTGATGGAAATTACCGGGTAGGCGTTAACTACAGGAATCAGTGGGCTTCCATTCCCGTGCCCTATAAAACGATGTCGCTTTTTGCAGATTTTCAATTGCTGAGGGACCGGCTGGAATATGGCTGGTTAGGGGTGGGAGGAGTGATCCTCCGCGATGTGGCGGGTAGTGGCAATCTGTCTTCTACCAAATTTTATGGGTCCGTAGCTTATCATCAGCTGCTGGGAATGAGCAGCCTATTGTCGGTAGGCTTTAATGCCGGTAGTGCCAATAAAAGGGTGGATATCACCAAACTCACCTTCGGTGATCAGTGGAACGGAAAATTTTTCGATTCCCAGGTGCCTACGGGAGAACCCATTACACAATCCGGTATCAACTATTTTGATTTACAGGCCGGATTAAACTATGCTTATTTTCCTACAGACAATTTATATATCAACGGCGGTTTTTCTGTACAGCATGTGAATAAGCCCCGCGAAACATTCTATAAAGGTAATAACCAGATCGAACGCCGGTACATTGGTTTTTTAAACGCAAGCATCAAACTCAATGATGATGTAATCGTGAATCCTGCCGGTTATTATGCGATGCAGGCTAAATCAAGAGAGCTGGTGCTGGGCACCAATGTGGCTTATAACCTTTCGGGAGACGGGGAAAAGCAGGTGTATGGCGGTGTGTATTACCGGGTAAATGATGCAGCTGCTTTCCTGGTAGGTTATCAGATCAGTAATGTGAAGATGATGTTCAGCTATGACATTACCACTTCACAGCTAGCCGCGTCCAACAGCCGGCAGGGGGCCTATGAAATAGGGATTGTCTATACCGGCCTCTACCCTAACCGTAGCTTTAACAGCGCACGGAGAGCTACTATCTGTCCGTCTTTTTAA